The following are from one region of the Haloactinomyces albus genome:
- a CDS encoding DUF4011 domain-containing protein: MNDAPFAEAEHSDDRLRLALQYPPALNYALVHNRVPIVRRVVVDNLTGGELRDLDVTMELVGPNGRLAGPWQRRVTSIAAGSHVSWDTFADFEPDPAALAHTDEAFPAHYAVTVHSAGERSTELTAPCEVLAHNEWFNSPALYDSIAAFVQPSTTAVSRILRSAATLIEEKTGAGALEGYQSGPERASLIAGAIYEALRGESITYVGMPASFEDTGQKVRTTAGVLADRLGNCIDLSVTYAACLEAAGLHSLIVITEGHAFAGFFRQPSQLPETVSLEANHIVNLVESGTVAPVELTSTGPGTESMTFTQAVTAGLGQVRSPHRDLRGAIDIHLAHRSGIRPLPSGDRLPEEAQDEETVVLEPAAGPAIALPDEFVTTEASTGEDDGPRDPLPEAPPRIEQWRRRLLDLSLRNPLLKLPARGKGLDLHVPEGALASLDDLVHRHESITVLPQDRISGVHELAGIRRAQDLDDTVLADRLTADHAVYGHVSEEHYVRRMRALQRDARTMVQETGSNYLYLTLGALVHRDKSGEARAPLFLLPVRIEGGTGNKPYAIVIDGDELAAPNYSLIEWLRVKHSLRIPELESPATDDSGIDIPHTLAMISRRLVDNDLHHRVDSTASLRLLQFSTAQMQRDLTGNWRTMMDNPVVRHLVETPGSPFRDPQADGDVTVDESALHLPIPADGSQMKAVAMAEQGRSFVLEGPPGTGKSQTITNLIAHTIAAGRKVLFVAEKQAALDVVKRRLTDIGFDRFCLDLHGRKQSLPTIKQQLKDALRHEADSDTHTFTAAETAFRKRLETLRRHPQHVHERNVAGYSVWSAHEAVLALGHGPVADLPRSFLALPEQQRLAVEHVARELPTVLGSARTRPEHPWRISGLRSVDPAAAEAFRSAATELEQARAALHRLPEPLRTAVGELAGPGALAATLGAARLAAGGYPTDAANTEPTLRPGWDAGFDAAHQALRRFHDEHQHVLRVFAPDLFEHPELDTWQAEAEAAQRTMWRKKKKRRDVLERVRPHIADADEVTEDTVCDLLTAAKTARSAAGEVMQHVLELGGLRLAPGWRPTHPQALQALEAARGHAVTWRQVRLHHPNLATLYSRFAGQLPCAELELIAQSWRHWLGMLATRETEFARWRRGQDWTAAWDRDGAAWADELHASGLLPLDRWSAVLTRADTLEAAGLSAFVRQLLDGEILARDADEAFQRGQATTALDERLSHADLHFFDGAAHTHEVQEYLDAGARLRRITPEKLASDVLRNRPPVSTDTSSRDGELVRQLERKRSGLSFRDMLARYPDTITGLTPCFLMSPASVANFLDQDAVQFDLVVFDEASQIRVAEAVGAMGRARSVVVVGDSKQMPPTSMMETGHGDDDTGDDEADAVAEDMDSILTECVESGLPQVWLTWHYRSSDETLISFSNAYYYEGQLASLPSPGSGPHNGVSARRVAGVYDRGNRASRTNDIEATEIITEISRMLADPATQDRSIGVVTFNIQQRDLLLNLLESSDDPRIQTALAREDGEALFVKNLENVQGDERDVVLFSLAFSVDPGTGRLPLNFGPLTKVGGERRLNVAITRARSQVLLFSSFDPADIDLNRTNSVGLRHLRAYLDMAVNGTERIGELSAQRQRRDDQILTDIAAALRERGYEVATRYGLSHFTVDLAVCVPGSRRRQVAILLDGPEWAQRPTVADRDAAPRLLESIMGWPGVVRLWLPAWISDRAAVLEAIDEAMDRATASEEPEAAFDTGDLELGEPGSRDPDAGERASEESDAGGAKLSGTLTNPEPSEEWQQDSGAGSPAAGAVGEDFPDFPPEDGIESGDVGEVDDVTEVRDGPTPVRAAPAPPVEAPRAQEPQVEVLPDETAVPGPGDPFAAYEPGLIGSKEDLNDLDRDPRVRRLVRQLLEEVTNAEGPVEEWRLARLVLECFGFQRARSPRVEAVLQRLPVHLTRRESELGTYVWPEHLNPETWRGFRKSRQLPGDRSLEEICPEEIVNAMCHALSERRIISTDELYKTTLNLLGHKRKTGNIRSILESAERIGIESGRLSKAKYDRRARDE; this comes from the coding sequence ATGAATGACGCGCCCTTCGCCGAGGCCGAGCACTCGGACGATCGACTGCGCCTGGCGTTGCAGTACCCGCCCGCGCTCAACTACGCCCTGGTGCACAACCGGGTGCCGATCGTCCGGCGTGTCGTGGTGGACAACCTCACCGGCGGCGAACTGCGCGACCTCGACGTCACGATGGAGCTGGTCGGCCCGAACGGGCGACTCGCCGGACCGTGGCAGCGCCGGGTGACCTCCATCGCCGCGGGCTCCCACGTCAGTTGGGACACCTTCGCCGACTTCGAGCCGGACCCTGCCGCGCTGGCCCACACCGACGAGGCGTTTCCCGCGCACTATGCCGTCACGGTGCACTCGGCCGGGGAGCGGAGCACGGAACTGACGGCACCGTGTGAGGTGCTGGCGCACAACGAGTGGTTCAACTCGCCCGCGCTCTACGACTCGATCGCCGCGTTCGTGCAACCGAGCACCACCGCTGTCTCCCGCATCCTGCGGAGTGCGGCGACTCTGATCGAGGAGAAGACGGGAGCCGGCGCCCTCGAGGGGTACCAGTCCGGTCCGGAGCGCGCGAGCCTGATCGCCGGCGCGATCTACGAGGCACTGCGCGGCGAGTCGATCACCTACGTCGGCATGCCCGCCTCCTTCGAGGACACCGGCCAGAAGGTGCGCACCACGGCGGGCGTGCTCGCCGACCGGCTGGGCAACTGCATCGACCTGTCGGTCACCTACGCGGCGTGCCTGGAAGCGGCGGGACTGCACTCGCTGATCGTCATCACCGAAGGCCACGCGTTCGCGGGTTTCTTCCGGCAGCCGAGCCAACTGCCGGAGACGGTCTCGCTGGAGGCGAATCACATCGTCAACCTCGTCGAGTCCGGCACCGTGGCGCCCGTCGAGCTCACCAGCACCGGCCCCGGAACGGAGTCGATGACCTTCACGCAGGCCGTGACGGCGGGCCTCGGGCAGGTGCGCTCACCGCACCGGGACCTGCGGGGTGCCATCGACATCCATCTCGCGCACCGTTCAGGGATCAGGCCGTTGCCCTCGGGAGACCGTCTCCCCGAGGAGGCGCAGGACGAGGAAACCGTGGTGCTCGAACCCGCTGCGGGGCCGGCGATCGCACTGCCGGACGAGTTCGTCACCACCGAGGCATCGACCGGCGAGGACGACGGCCCGCGTGACCCCCTCCCGGAGGCGCCACCCCGTATCGAGCAGTGGCGGCGCCGCCTCCTCGACCTGAGCCTGCGCAACCCGCTGTTGAAGCTTCCCGCCAGGGGCAAGGGGCTGGACCTGCACGTGCCCGAGGGTGCGCTGGCATCGCTGGACGATCTCGTGCACCGGCACGAATCGATCACCGTTCTCCCGCAGGACCGGATCAGCGGCGTGCACGAGCTCGCGGGGATCCGCCGCGCCCAGGACCTCGACGACACGGTGCTCGCCGACCGGCTCACCGCGGACCACGCCGTGTACGGGCACGTCTCCGAGGAGCACTACGTCAGGCGCATGCGCGCGCTGCAGCGCGACGCCAGGACGATGGTGCAGGAAACGGGCAGCAACTACCTGTACCTGACGCTGGGCGCTCTCGTGCACCGGGACAAGAGCGGCGAGGCGCGGGCCCCGCTGTTCCTCCTTCCCGTCCGCATCGAAGGCGGTACCGGAAACAAGCCGTATGCGATCGTCATCGACGGCGACGAACTCGCGGCACCGAACTACAGCCTCATCGAATGGCTGCGCGTCAAGCACTCGCTGCGGATCCCGGAGCTGGAAAGCCCCGCGACCGACGACTCCGGCATCGACATCCCCCACACCCTGGCGATGATCTCGCGCCGCCTGGTCGACAACGACCTGCACCACCGGGTGGACTCCACCGCGAGCCTGCGGCTGCTGCAGTTCTCGACGGCCCAGATGCAGCGTGACCTCACCGGCAACTGGCGCACGATGATGGACAATCCCGTCGTCCGGCACCTGGTCGAAACCCCGGGAAGCCCGTTCCGGGACCCGCAGGCAGACGGCGACGTCACGGTCGACGAATCGGCGCTGCACCTGCCCATTCCGGCGGACGGTTCGCAGATGAAAGCCGTCGCGATGGCCGAGCAAGGGCGCTCGTTCGTCCTGGAGGGACCGCCGGGAACGGGCAAGTCGCAGACCATCACCAACCTCATCGCCCACACGATCGCCGCAGGCAGGAAAGTCCTGTTCGTGGCCGAGAAGCAGGCCGCACTCGACGTGGTCAAGCGCCGCCTCACCGATATCGGGTTCGACCGGTTCTGCCTCGACCTGCACGGCAGGAAGCAGTCGCTGCCCACCATCAAACAGCAGCTCAAGGACGCGCTGCGGCACGAGGCGGACAGCGACACCCACACGTTCACCGCAGCCGAGACGGCCTTCCGCAAGCGTCTGGAAACCCTGCGACGCCACCCGCAGCACGTGCACGAGCGCAACGTGGCGGGATATTCGGTGTGGTCGGCCCACGAAGCCGTGCTGGCACTCGGACACGGCCCGGTGGCCGATCTCCCGCGCTCGTTCCTCGCGCTGCCCGAGCAGCAGCGCCTCGCCGTCGAGCACGTCGCCCGGGAACTGCCGACCGTGCTGGGCTCGGCGCGGACCCGCCCCGAGCATCCGTGGCGGATCAGCGGCCTGCGCTCGGTCGATCCGGCGGCGGCCGAGGCCTTCCGGTCCGCAGCGACCGAGCTGGAGCAGGCACGTGCGGCGCTGCACCGACTTCCCGAGCCACTGCGCACCGCTGTCGGCGAACTGGCCGGTCCGGGAGCACTCGCCGCCACCCTCGGAGCCGCCCGCCTCGCCGCGGGCGGCTACCCGACGGACGCCGCGAACACCGAACCCACGCTGCGGCCCGGCTGGGACGCGGGCTTCGACGCGGCGCACCAGGCACTGCGCCGGTTCCACGACGAGCATCAGCACGTGCTGCGCGTGTTCGCCCCCGACCTGTTCGAGCATCCCGAACTCGACACCTGGCAGGCCGAGGCCGAGGCGGCACAGCGCACGATGTGGCGCAAGAAGAAGAAACGCCGGGACGTGCTCGAGCGGGTGCGCCCGCACATCGCCGACGCCGACGAGGTCACCGAGGACACCGTCTGCGACCTGCTCACCGCCGCGAAAACCGCCCGGTCGGCGGCGGGCGAAGTCATGCAGCACGTGCTCGAACTCGGCGGGCTCCGGCTCGCACCGGGATGGCGGCCGACCCACCCCCAGGCGCTGCAGGCATTGGAAGCCGCCCGCGGCCACGCGGTCACCTGGCGGCAGGTGCGCCTGCACCATCCGAACCTGGCCACCCTCTACTCCCGGTTCGCAGGGCAGTTGCCGTGTGCCGAGCTCGAGCTGATCGCGCAGTCCTGGCGGCACTGGCTGGGGATGCTCGCCACGAGAGAGACCGAGTTCGCGCGGTGGAGGCGAGGACAGGACTGGACGGCAGCCTGGGACCGTGACGGCGCGGCGTGGGCCGACGAGCTGCACGCCTCCGGATTGTTGCCGCTGGACCGCTGGAGCGCGGTGCTGACCAGGGCCGACACGCTCGAGGCCGCCGGACTGTCCGCGTTCGTCCGGCAGCTTCTGGACGGCGAGATCCTCGCCCGCGACGCCGACGAAGCATTCCAGCGCGGACAGGCCACCACCGCCCTCGACGAGCGACTGTCCCATGCGGACCTGCATTTCTTCGACGGGGCCGCACACACGCACGAAGTACAGGAATACCTCGACGCGGGCGCGCGGTTGCGCCGGATCACACCGGAGAAGCTGGCAAGCGACGTGCTCCGGAACCGGCCGCCGGTGAGCACCGACACGTCGAGCCGCGACGGTGAGCTCGTGCGGCAGCTGGAGCGGAAGCGCAGCGGCCTGTCGTTCCGGGACATGCTGGCCCGCTACCCCGACACCATCACCGGGCTGACGCCCTGCTTCTTGATGAGCCCGGCGTCGGTGGCCAACTTCCTCGATCAGGACGCCGTGCAGTTCGATCTCGTCGTCTTCGACGAGGCCTCGCAGATCCGGGTGGCCGAGGCGGTCGGGGCGATGGGCCGGGCACGCTCGGTCGTGGTGGTGGGGGACTCCAAGCAGATGCCTCCGACCAGCATGATGGAAACCGGTCACGGGGACGACGACACCGGCGATGACGAGGCTGATGCCGTTGCCGAGGACATGGACAGCATTCTCACCGAGTGCGTCGAATCCGGGCTCCCGCAGGTGTGGCTGACCTGGCATTACCGCAGTTCCGACGAGACGCTGATCTCGTTTTCCAACGCGTACTACTACGAGGGGCAACTGGCGAGCCTGCCCTCGCCCGGAAGCGGGCCGCACAACGGGGTGTCGGCACGCCGCGTGGCGGGAGTGTACGACCGGGGAAACCGGGCGAGCCGCACCAATGACATCGAAGCCACCGAGATCATCACCGAGATTTCCCGGATGCTGGCCGATCCGGCCACGCAGGACCGCTCGATCGGCGTGGTGACGTTCAACATTCAGCAGCGTGACCTGCTGCTGAACCTGCTCGAAAGCAGTGACGACCCGCGCATCCAGACCGCGCTCGCCCGCGAGGACGGCGAGGCGCTGTTCGTCAAGAACCTGGAGAACGTGCAGGGTGACGAACGCGACGTGGTGCTGTTCTCCCTGGCGTTTTCCGTCGACCCGGGAACCGGCAGACTGCCCCTGAACTTCGGGCCACTCACCAAGGTGGGCGGGGAGCGGCGGCTCAACGTCGCGATCACGCGGGCACGCAGCCAGGTCCTCCTGTTCAGCTCCTTCGACCCCGCCGATATCGATCTCAACCGCACGAACTCCGTGGGGCTGCGGCACTTGCGTGCCTATCTGGACATGGCCGTCAACGGAACCGAGCGCATCGGAGAGCTCAGCGCTCAGCGGCAGCGCCGGGACGATCAGATCCTCACCGACATCGCGGCGGCGCTGCGTGAGCGGGGTTACGAGGTGGCGACGCGGTACGGGCTGTCGCACTTCACCGTGGATCTCGCTGTGTGCGTACCCGGTAGCCGGCGCAGGCAGGTGGCGATCCTGCTCGACGGCCCCGAATGGGCACAACGACCCACGGTGGCCGACCGGGATGCCGCGCCGCGACTGCTCGAGTCGATCATGGGCTGGCCGGGAGTCGTGCGGCTCTGGCTGCCCGCCTGGATCAGCGACCGTGCGGCGGTGCTGGAGGCAATCGACGAGGCGATGGACCGGGCGACTGCTTCCGAGGAACCGGAAGCAGCGTTCGACACCGGGGATTTGGAGCTCGGGGAGCCGGGCTCCCGGGATCCGGATGCCGGAGAGCGGGCATCCGAGGAATCGGATGCCGGGGGAGCGAAGCTCTCGGGAACACTCACCAACCCCGAGCCGTCGGAGGAGTGGCAGCAGGACTCCGGTGCGGGATCTCCGGCAGCCGGTGCAGTGGGGGAGGATTTCCCGGACTTCCCGCCGGAGGACGGGATCGAGTCCGGTGATGTTGGCGAGGTCGACGACGTCACCGAGGTGCGCGACGGCCCCACTCCCGTGCGAGCAGCTCCGGCACCGCCTGTCGAGGCGCCACGAGCACAGGAACCACAGGTGGAAGTGCTGCCCGACGAGACAGCAGTTCCGGGACCCGGAGATCCCTTTGCCGCATACGAACCCGGTCTCATCGGCTCCAAGGAGGATCTCAACGACCTCGACCGGGACCCGCGAGTGCGGCGACTGGTCCGGCAGTTGCTCGAGGAGGTCACGAACGCGGAAGGACCCGTGGAGGAATGGCGGCTGGCACGGCTGGTGCTGGAGTGCTTCGGCTTCCAGCGGGCCAGGAGCCCGCGGGTCGAGGCGGTGCTGCAGCGCCTGCCGGTGCACCTCACCCGCCGCGAGTCCGAGCTCGGCACGTACGTGTGGCCGGAGCACCTGAATCCGGAGACCTGGCGGGGTTTCCGGAAGTCCCGCCAGCTTCCCGGCGACCGCTCCCTCGAGGAGATCTGCCCGGAGGAGATCGTCAATGCCATGTGCCACGCTCTCTCGGAGCGGCGGATCATCTCCACCGACGAGCTGTACAAGACCACGCTGAACCTCCTGGGACACAAGAGAAAGACCGGCAACATCCGGTCCATCCTGGAAAGTGCCGAACGGATCGGGATCGAGTCCGGGCGGTTGAGCAAAGCCAAATACGACCGGCGTGCACGAGACGAGTGA
- a CDS encoding monooxygenase — MPCVLQMDFPTDGPFGAAMAEAFAELAESINDEPGFRWKVWTENRDAGEAGGIYLFDSYETAQRYLDKHTERLSGFGISAVNGKIFEVNEALSAINHAPVSGES; from the coding sequence ATGCCCTGTGTGCTGCAGATGGACTTTCCCACCGACGGCCCGTTCGGGGCTGCGATGGCGGAGGCCTTCGCCGAGCTGGCCGAGAGCATCAACGACGAGCCCGGCTTCCGCTGGAAGGTCTGGACGGAGAACCGCGACGCGGGCGAGGCCGGTGGTATCTACCTGTTCGACTCGTACGAGACCGCGCAGCGTTACCTGGACAAGCACACCGAGCGGTTGAGCGGTTTCGGGATCAGCGCCGTCAACGGCAAGATCTTCGAGGTCAACGAGGCCCTGTCCGCGATCAATCACGCACCCGTTTCCGGGGAGTCGTGA
- a CDS encoding exonuclease domain-containing protein, producing the protein MTAGYAVVDVETTGFRAGGHDRVVEVAVVHLDPAGTVTGEWCTVVNPQRDLGPQHIHGITASEARRAPAFADIAAELATQLAGRVMVAHNLPFDLRFLTAEYARMGIDVPLSTTSGLCTMELSDRYLWATARSLAACCEAAGVALTDAHSALHDARAAAGLMTCFLTRTQPAPPWRELVRDAARAPWPLVPAGTGRLLRRGTGRQAPSAPPAPAAWEDIRLTAGDLVVFTGETHRPREVWEQRAQAAGLTVQGHVTKRTRLVIAADPDSQSLKARKARDYGIPIVTEDAFTELIGQAAPKPA; encoded by the coding sequence ATGACGGCCGGGTACGCGGTTGTCGATGTGGAGACCACCGGCTTTCGTGCGGGCGGGCACGATCGTGTCGTCGAAGTGGCCGTCGTGCACCTCGACCCGGCGGGCACGGTCACCGGCGAGTGGTGCACCGTGGTGAACCCACAGCGGGACCTGGGGCCGCAGCACATCCACGGGATCACGGCCTCGGAAGCGCGGCGGGCTCCGGCCTTCGCCGACATCGCGGCCGAACTCGCCACGCAGTTGGCCGGACGAGTCATGGTCGCCCACAACCTGCCCTTCGACCTGCGATTCCTCACTGCGGAATACGCGCGGATGGGCATCGACGTCCCACTGTCGACCACATCCGGCCTGTGCACCATGGAGCTGTCCGACCGCTACCTGTGGGCCACGGCCCGCTCGCTGGCCGCGTGTTGCGAGGCGGCGGGCGTCGCGCTGACCGACGCGCACTCGGCGCTGCACGATGCCCGTGCCGCTGCCGGGCTGATGACGTGCTTTCTCACCCGGACACAGCCCGCGCCACCCTGGCGGGAGCTCGTCCGCGACGCCGCCCGGGCACCGTGGCCGCTGGTGCCCGCGGGAACGGGGCGACTGCTGCGGCGCGGCACCGGTCGCCAAGCACCGTCCGCGCCCCCTGCCCCTGCCGCGTGGGAAGACATCCGCCTCACCGCCGGGGATCTCGTGGTGTTCACCGGAGAAACCCACCGACCCCGCGAGGTGTGGGAGCAGCGAGCACAGGCGGCCGGACTCACCGTCCAGGGCCACGTCACGAAGAGAACCCGCCTGGTCATCGCCGCCGACCCCGACTCCCAGTCCCTCAAGGCCCGCAAAGCCCGCGACTACGGCATCCCGATCGTCACCGAAGACGCGTTCACCGAACTGATCGGCCAGGCGGCACCGAAACCCGCCTGA
- a CDS encoding putative bifunctional diguanylate cyclase/phosphodiesterase — MSDHMDRRNPSGDGDGNSSSLPDIENPIATTPEQAVFALDPQGIVRSWNDYAAKIEGYRGEEIIGRHFSVFHPQDQVAAGRPDRELAQAMHNGFHLDQGWRLRKDGTRFWAHIAITAQRSNDGSLYGFIEVIRDESEVRARHQRSSRRFTDLFDLAPVGIGLFNESDRLLHANNALCNLLGYRLDELHGKAGSELLLSEEPAEGIIPGPHTSLSLHDHASVFQRTLVRSDGRSVICEMHSAESMEDDGSPFWQVVFQDVTEQRRHTDMLHHRATHDELTGLPNRAGINERLDELLGHCEPGNIAVLFCDLDNFKRVNDSLGHEAGDELLVALARRLTTGLPSACTAARLFGDEYLIICSDLDAVGGLEELTTRTSELLHTVVPIRNQLITASASIGAAIITDPDTTGEDLLRFADAAMFTAKSHSPGSVSIANRELISSLGQQVQLEGQLREALHNDELTLQYQPIVDSDGSVLLAEALVRWPHPHRGLLGPGTILPVAEQGNLLGELDRWVLRTALREAANWPTVFGRPVRVAVNLSGLLPDDAHFLSEISGIIEECDIDGSRVVLEVVESSLGDLTERPRADMAKLTEQGVWFAVDDFGTGYSSLKRLRDLPTHVLKIDRAFVSGVEHDPADFAIVRAVVEMSVGMRRRCIAEGVETVEQFHMLQSLGVDAFQGFLFSPSIPAADFRALLDRGSIPLPEAG, encoded by the coding sequence ATGTCTGATCACATGGACCGCAGGAATCCGTCCGGCGACGGAGACGGGAACAGCTCCTCGTTGCCGGACATCGAGAACCCGATCGCCACGACACCGGAGCAGGCGGTCTTCGCACTGGACCCGCAGGGGATCGTGCGCAGCTGGAACGACTACGCCGCGAAGATCGAAGGGTATCGCGGCGAGGAAATCATCGGGCGGCATTTTTCCGTGTTCCACCCGCAGGACCAGGTTGCTGCGGGACGCCCGGACCGGGAACTGGCCCAAGCCATGCACAACGGCTTCCACCTGGATCAAGGCTGGCGCCTGCGCAAGGACGGAACCCGGTTCTGGGCGCACATCGCGATCACGGCGCAGCGATCGAATGACGGCAGCCTGTACGGTTTCATCGAGGTGATTCGAGACGAGAGCGAGGTGCGGGCCCGCCATCAGCGATCGAGCAGGCGGTTCACCGATTTGTTCGATCTCGCTCCGGTCGGCATCGGCTTGTTCAACGAGTCCGATCGCCTGCTCCACGCCAACAACGCCCTGTGCAACCTCTTGGGCTACCGGCTGGACGAGCTACACGGGAAAGCAGGCTCCGAGCTGCTGCTCTCGGAAGAGCCCGCGGAAGGCATCATCCCGGGACCGCACACATCGCTCTCCCTCCACGACCACGCGTCGGTGTTCCAGCGAACGCTGGTTCGCTCGGATGGTCGATCGGTGATCTGCGAAATGCACAGCGCAGAATCGATGGAGGACGACGGCAGCCCCTTCTGGCAGGTGGTGTTCCAGGATGTCACGGAGCAGCGCCGCCATACCGACATGCTGCATCACCGGGCCACCCATGACGAGCTGACCGGATTGCCCAACCGGGCGGGCATCAACGAACGACTCGACGAGCTGCTCGGCCACTGTGAACCCGGCAATATCGCCGTACTGTTCTGCGATCTGGACAACTTCAAGCGAGTCAACGACTCGCTCGGTCACGAGGCAGGCGATGAACTGCTCGTGGCACTGGCTCGGCGCCTGACCACGGGATTGCCGTCCGCGTGCACTGCCGCGCGGCTCTTCGGTGACGAGTACCTGATCATCTGCTCCGATCTCGATGCTGTCGGCGGGCTCGAGGAGCTCACCACGCGGACCTCGGAGCTGCTGCACACAGTGGTCCCGATACGGAACCAACTGATCACGGCCTCGGCTTCGATCGGGGCCGCGATCATCACGGACCCGGACACGACCGGCGAGGACCTGCTGCGGTTCGCCGATGCGGCGATGTTCACGGCCAAGAGCCACAGCCCCGGTTCCGTATCGATCGCCAACCGGGAACTGATCAGCTCGCTCGGCCAGCAAGTGCAGCTGGAGGGGCAACTGCGCGAGGCGCTGCACAACGATGAGCTGACACTGCAGTACCAGCCGATCGTGGACAGCGACGGATCCGTCCTTCTGGCCGAAGCGCTGGTCCGGTGGCCGCACCCGCACCGCGGGCTTCTCGGACCGGGCACCATCCTGCCGGTGGCGGAGCAAGGCAACCTGCTGGGTGAGCTCGACCGCTGGGTCCTGCGCACAGCACTGCGCGAGGCGGCGAACTGGCCCACGGTGTTCGGCAGGCCCGTCCGAGTCGCGGTCAATCTGAGTGGTCTGTTACCGGACGACGCGCACTTCCTATCCGAGATTTCCGGCATCATCGAGGAATGCGACATCGACGGGAGCCGGGTCGTGCTGGAGGTGGTGGAGAGCTCCCTGGGTGATCTCACCGAACGGCCCCGTGCGGACATGGCCAAGCTGACCGAACAGGGCGTGTGGTTCGCCGTGGACGATTTCGGCACCGGCTACTCCTCGTTGAAGCGGCTGCGGGACCTGCCGACGCACGTCCTCAAAATCGATCGCGCGTTCGTTTCCGGCGTCGAGCACGATCCCGCCGACTTCGCGATCGTGCGGGCCGTGGTGGAGATGAGTGTCGGGATGCGGCGCCGCTGCATCGCCGAGGGCGTGGAAACCGTCGAACAGTTCCACATGCTGCAGAGCCTGGGCGTGGACGCGTTCCAGGGATTCCTCTTCTCGCCCTCGATACCGGCCGCCGACTTTCGAGCCCTTCTCGATCGGGGATCGATTCCCCTGCCGGAAGCCGGCTGA
- a CDS encoding response regulator, with the protein MEGKVLILLAERDPYSAELIEHFLRIEGYEVKAVFSAEEALEAATERAPDVAIVDLLISGVRGQRLCSQLLERTETAVVAISSLASAETAFEVGASAFLQKPIEPLQLVTTVHELLESSVSRETE; encoded by the coding sequence GTGGAAGGCAAGGTGTTGATCCTGTTGGCGGAGCGCGACCCCTACTCTGCAGAGCTCATCGAGCACTTCCTGCGAATCGAGGGCTACGAGGTGAAGGCGGTGTTCAGCGCGGAGGAAGCGCTCGAGGCCGCGACCGAGCGCGCACCGGATGTGGCGATCGTGGACCTGCTCATCTCCGGGGTGCGTGGTCAACGGTTGTGCTCGCAGTTGCTCGAACGCACCGAAACAGCGGTGGTGGCGATCTCCTCGCTGGCCTCGGCCGAGACCGCGTTCGAGGTGGGTGCTTCGGCCTTCCTGCAAAAGCCCATCGAGCCGCTGCAGCTTGTCACCACAGTCCACGAGCTGCTGGAAAGCAGCGTATCCCGCGAGACAGAGTAA